The Pseudomonas berkeleyensis genome includes a region encoding these proteins:
- the fhuB gene encoding Fe(3+)-hydroxamate ABC transporter permease FhuB: MAESLSLPAQRPRHSLGSALCTLIIATLAALLVWRGLNGLLPRELWWQALWSPDLDSPNQVLLHFSFAPRLLVSLMVGAALGLAGTLFQQILRNPLAEPVTLGVAAGANLALSVTTIWAPTLLIHGLEAVTLAGAGLATLALFSFAWGRQLSPLRFILAGMVISLYCNALNALLVLFNHDYLIDLLLWQAGSINQSGWDGVLYLAPRLAVAAALAVLLIRPLAALGLEDQSAASIGVSLRTTRGLGLLIAVALSAFVTSVVGIIGFIGLAAPAIARMTGARTLRQRLLWAPLLGAALLCLVDQCARELSRLVGEVPAGILTAVFSVPLLLWLLARQRSGGIQPHRTSLGQPTAHPWRPILLVAGLLVVLLIPAVFLAKGLHGWQWAEFSELHWRLPRVFGALAAGAMLAMAGLLVQRLTGNPMASPEVLGASSGAALGVLVLFLLVPQPQALMLPAASLGALLTLAALLWFAWRSAFSPERLLLTGVCLTTLMGALSTLLMASGDPRMTALMSWMTGSTYQVDAAAATTAVILAVLLGAAAMLLARPLDLLGLGNGTAAALGLRLSVSHLTILLLAALLTAAATLMVGPLSFVGLIAPHIARHLGVRRALPQLLLSAGAGALIMLLADWLGRNLAYPWPVSAGLLAAFIGCPYFLWLMQRERRG; the protein is encoded by the coding sequence ATGGCTGAGTCACTGAGCCTGCCTGCGCAGCGCCCCCGGCACAGCCTGGGCTCGGCGCTGTGCACCCTGATCATCGCCACGCTGGCTGCACTGCTGGTGTGGCGCGGACTCAACGGCCTGCTACCGCGCGAGCTGTGGTGGCAGGCGTTGTGGTCACCGGATCTGGACAGCCCCAATCAGGTACTGCTGCATTTCAGCTTCGCACCACGCCTGCTGGTCAGCCTGATGGTCGGCGCCGCCCTCGGCCTGGCCGGCACCCTGTTCCAGCAGATTCTGCGCAACCCGCTGGCCGAACCGGTGACTCTGGGGGTCGCCGCCGGCGCCAACCTGGCGCTGTCGGTTACCACCATCTGGGCACCGACATTGCTGATCCATGGCCTCGAAGCCGTGACCCTGGCAGGGGCTGGCCTGGCCACGCTGGCCCTGTTCAGCTTCGCCTGGGGTCGCCAGTTGTCCCCGCTGCGTTTCATCCTGGCCGGCATGGTGATCAGCCTCTACTGCAACGCGCTGAACGCCCTGCTGGTGTTGTTCAACCACGACTACCTGATCGACCTACTGCTGTGGCAGGCCGGCTCGATCAACCAGAGTGGCTGGGACGGCGTGCTCTACCTGGCGCCACGCCTGGCCGTCGCCGCCGCACTCGCGGTGCTGCTGATTCGCCCACTGGCCGCACTCGGCCTGGAAGATCAGAGCGCAGCCAGCATCGGCGTGTCGCTGCGCACCACCCGTGGCCTCGGCCTGCTGATCGCGGTGGCGTTGAGTGCCTTCGTCACCAGCGTGGTCGGCATCATCGGTTTCATCGGACTCGCCGCACCGGCCATCGCGCGCATGACCGGCGCGCGCACCCTGCGCCAACGGTTGCTGTGGGCGCCTCTGCTCGGCGCCGCGCTGCTGTGCCTGGTCGATCAGTGCGCACGCGAGCTGTCGCGCCTGGTCGGCGAAGTCCCAGCCGGCATCCTCACGGCGGTGTTCAGCGTGCCGCTGCTGCTGTGGCTGCTGGCGCGCCAGCGCAGCGGCGGTATCCAGCCGCACAGAACGAGCCTGGGGCAGCCAACGGCGCATCCGTGGCGACCTATCCTGCTGGTTGCCGGATTGCTGGTCGTGCTGCTGATACCCGCCGTGTTTCTGGCCAAAGGGCTGCATGGATGGCAGTGGGCCGAATTCAGCGAGCTGCACTGGCGCCTGCCACGCGTGTTCGGTGCACTAGCCGCCGGCGCCATGCTGGCCATGGCCGGGTTGCTGGTGCAACGCCTGACCGGTAACCCCATGGCCAGCCCGGAAGTGCTGGGCGCCAGCTCTGGCGCGGCGCTGGGCGTGCTGGTGCTGTTCCTGCTGGTACCGCAGCCGCAGGCGCTGATGCTACCGGCAGCCAGCCTGGGCGCCCTGCTGACCCTCGCGGCCCTGCTCTGGTTCGCCTGGCGCAGTGCCTTCAGCCCTGAGCGTCTGCTGCTCACCGGGGTATGCCTGACCACCTTGATGGGCGCGTTGAGCACCCTGCTGATGGCCAGCGGCGACCCACGCATGACGGCGCTGATGAGCTGGATGACCGGCTCGACCTATCAGGTCGATGCCGCTGCCGCCACGACCGCCGTGATCCTGGCCGTACTGCTGGGCGCCGCTGCAATGCTGCTGGCACGCCCACTCGATCTGCTCGGGTTGGGCAACGGTACAGCGGCAGCGCTCGGCCTGCGCCTGAGCGTCAGCCACCTGACTATCCTGCTGCTGGCCGCCCTGCTCACCGCTGCTGCGACTCTGATGGTCGGCCCATTGAGCTTCGTCGGCTTGATCGCACCGCATATCGCCCGCCACCTCGGCGTGCGCCGTGCGCTGCCGCAACTGCTGCTGAGCGCGGGTGCCGGCGCGCTGATCATGCTGCTGGCCGACTGGCTGGGGCGCAACCTGGCCTATCCCTGGCCGGTTTCCGCCGGGTTGCTGGCTGCCTTCATCGGCTGCCCGTACTTCCTCTGGCTGATGCAGCGCGAACGTCGCGGCTAG
- a CDS encoding ABC transporter substrate-binding protein has product MPASTNRPHRLLKRRQFLQAMAIGGLALGCGLPLRAEPLQRVVAINWGAAETLLTLGVEPLAISDVGYYRRRMPGSPLPQTVLDIGPYWEPNLELLHQLNPQLILSDALPNSVLRALGDIAPTEVVNIFPTDKGVWNSASAFMRQLAERLHVSDRADIYLQAAEQRLKVLRTRLALRPQPALYIAVLNQDGRHATVYGQHSMAQDVLDRLGLRNAWSGPSNAMGFSLTGIERLSEQPDAHLLYIEIPTTSARLQSLRQPNALWNNLPAVRRDQTQALGKFYPYGGVASFLSLAERIADYLDSQEVQHG; this is encoded by the coding sequence TTGCCAGCCTCAACCAACCGCCCCCACCGACTGCTGAAACGCCGCCAATTTCTTCAGGCCATGGCCATCGGCGGACTGGCCCTCGGCTGTGGCTTGCCACTGCGCGCAGAACCGCTGCAGCGGGTAGTCGCCATCAACTGGGGGGCAGCCGAAACCCTGCTGACCCTCGGCGTGGAGCCACTGGCCATTTCCGATGTCGGCTACTACCGCCGGCGTATGCCTGGTTCGCCATTACCGCAGACAGTGCTCGATATAGGCCCCTACTGGGAGCCCAATCTCGAATTGCTGCATCAGTTGAACCCACAACTGATCCTCAGCGACGCCTTGCCCAACAGCGTATTGCGTGCGCTCGGTGATATCGCGCCGACCGAGGTGGTGAACATCTTTCCCACTGACAAGGGGGTCTGGAACAGCGCCAGCGCCTTCATGCGCCAATTGGCCGAACGCCTGCATGTGAGTGACCGCGCCGACATTTATCTGCAAGCCGCGGAGCAGCGCCTGAAGGTGCTGCGAACCCGTTTGGCGCTACGCCCACAGCCGGCCCTGTACATCGCCGTGCTCAACCAGGATGGTCGCCACGCCACGGTCTACGGCCAGCACAGCATGGCGCAGGACGTGCTCGATCGGCTGGGGCTACGCAACGCCTGGAGTGGCCCGAGCAATGCCATGGGCTTCAGCCTCACCGGTATCGAGCGCCTCAGCGAACAACCCGATGCCCATCTGCTGTACATCGAAATCCCGACCACGTCGGCGCGCCTGCAGAGCCTGCGTCAGCCCAATGCCTTGTGGAACAACCTGCCGGCGGTACGCCGCGATCAAACTCAGGCACTGGGCAAATTCTATCCCTATGGCGGCGTAGCCTCGTTCCTCAGCCTGGCCGAGCGCATTGCCGACTATCTGGACAGCCAGGAGGTGCAGCATGGCTGA
- a CDS encoding TonB-dependent siderophore receptor, whose protein sequence is MHSSRSLFKPDTSLAPLARLVRAAAFGLALGASAPLLAEPVRIDLPAQPLASALTSLGAQTELQILFNPAQLSRLRSNAVVGEMEAVQALDALLEGTGVRYQLDGNRVSLFTGTGDSALALPAQVIEGRSEGQNSFVPRTSNSASKTNASLLEIPQSVSVITRAQLDAQGAQTVTEALRYVPGVKVETYGLDPKGYDWLFIRGFNGQSTSDYLNGLRQQTNDYAMFRSEPYALERVDVLRGPASTLFGQVDAGGVINRVSKKPTANQVNEVQLTAGSHDRRQGQFDVGGALDEQNQFLYRVVGLYREANTQVEYDDGHELEDDRQYIAPSFTWAPNEDTSLTLLTDFLRDRNGGSLFVYTKPNGHTTDTLLGDHSFNRFDQDQYNLGYEFRHRFNDALEFRQNLRYGQVDLTFNNLLPNWAAFNPTTGNLVRIADRRNQHMNTFALDNQLQADFITGSIRHTLLSGVDYSWQDADVTFYRNLGPTLNVFNPVYGQPVPKPGPTNGLTQADYNQTIEQLGAYVQDQIHFDDHWLLTLGGRHDRVRNDFDNNIPNSRSTNQKDDAFTGRVGLTYLTNFGLAPYISYAESFSPNSGVSRLGNTFDPSEANQWEVGVKYQPHDDLLLTLAAFDLIKTNILTVERDSNGVTTGFNVAEGKQRSRGIEAEARLKLDEHWDILGSYTYTKAQITRSNDGNQGNRPANVPEHMASAWVNYNFTNGSLQGLTLGAGARYVGSMYGNNANTFGADSYTLFDASASYKLTPQVTLAVYAQNLLNEDYIATCDAATSCYVGLERNLMTSVKYSW, encoded by the coding sequence GTGCATTCTTCGCGTTCACTCTTCAAACCCGACACTTCGCTCGCTCCCCTTGCCCGACTGGTTCGCGCTGCGGCGTTCGGCCTGGCTCTTGGAGCCTCCGCACCACTTCTGGCTGAGCCTGTACGCATCGATCTACCTGCACAACCGCTGGCCTCGGCACTGACCAGCCTCGGGGCGCAGACCGAACTGCAGATCCTGTTCAACCCGGCCCAACTCAGCCGCCTGCGTAGCAATGCCGTGGTTGGCGAGATGGAGGCCGTGCAGGCCCTGGACGCCTTGCTCGAAGGCACCGGCGTGCGCTATCAACTCGACGGCAACCGCGTCAGCCTGTTCACCGGCACGGGCGACAGTGCGCTGGCCCTGCCCGCACAGGTGATCGAAGGGCGCAGCGAAGGACAGAACAGTTTCGTGCCCCGAACCAGCAACAGCGCCAGCAAAACCAACGCCTCGCTGCTGGAAATCCCCCAGTCGGTATCGGTGATTACCCGCGCCCAGCTCGACGCCCAGGGCGCACAGACCGTTACCGAGGCGCTGCGCTATGTGCCAGGCGTGAAAGTGGAGACCTATGGCCTCGACCCGAAAGGCTACGACTGGCTTTTCATTCGCGGCTTCAACGGCCAAAGCACCAGTGATTACCTCAATGGCCTGCGCCAGCAGACCAACGACTACGCCATGTTCCGTAGCGAGCCTTATGCGCTTGAACGCGTTGACGTGCTGCGCGGTCCAGCCTCGACCCTGTTCGGCCAGGTCGATGCTGGCGGCGTGATCAACCGGGTCAGCAAGAAACCTACCGCCAACCAGGTCAACGAAGTTCAGCTCACTGCCGGCAGCCATGACCGTCGCCAGGGCCAGTTCGATGTCGGTGGCGCGCTCGACGAACAGAACCAGTTTCTCTACCGCGTCGTCGGTCTGTACCGCGAAGCCAATACCCAGGTGGAGTATGACGATGGCCATGAGCTGGAAGATGATCGTCAGTACATCGCACCGTCCTTCACCTGGGCGCCGAACGAAGACACCAGCCTGACCCTGCTCACCGACTTCCTGCGTGATCGTAACGGCGGCAGCCTGTTCGTCTACACCAAGCCCAATGGTCACACCACCGATACGCTGCTGGGTGATCACAGCTTCAACCGCTTCGACCAGGATCAGTACAACCTCGGCTACGAGTTTCGCCACCGCTTCAACGATGCGCTGGAGTTCCGCCAGAACCTGCGCTATGGCCAGGTAGATCTGACGTTCAATAACCTGTTGCCCAACTGGGCCGCATTCAACCCAACCACCGGGAATCTGGTGCGGATTGCGGATCGTCGTAATCAGCACATGAATACTTTCGCGCTGGACAACCAGCTACAGGCCGATTTCATTACTGGCTCGATCCGCCACACCCTGCTTAGCGGGGTGGACTATAGCTGGCAGGATGCAGACGTTACCTTCTACCGGAACTTAGGCCCGACCCTGAACGTGTTCAACCCTGTCTATGGCCAGCCTGTACCGAAGCCGGGCCCAACCAACGGGCTAACACAGGCCGACTACAACCAAACCATCGAGCAACTCGGGGCCTACGTACAAGATCAGATCCACTTCGACGATCACTGGCTGCTGACCCTCGGTGGCCGCCATGACCGGGTTCGTAACGACTTCGACAACAATATTCCCAACAGTCGATCCACTAACCAGAAAGACGACGCCTTCACCGGCCGCGTGGGCCTGACCTACCTAACCAACTTCGGCCTGGCGCCCTATATCAGCTACGCCGAATCGTTTTCACCCAATAGTGGCGTCAGTCGCCTGGGCAACACCTTCGACCCGAGCGAGGCCAATCAATGGGAAGTGGGGGTGAAGTACCAGCCGCATGACGACCTGCTGCTGACGCTGGCTGCCTTCGATCTGATCAAGACCAATATCCTCACCGTCGAGCGTGACAGCAACGGCGTCACCACAGGCTTCAACGTTGCAGAAGGGAAGCAGCGCTCACGTGGCATCGAGGCAGAGGCTCGCCTCAAGCTGGATGAGCACTGGGATATCCTCGGCTCGTACACCTACACCAAGGCGCAGATCACCCGCAGCAACGACGGCAACCAGGGCAACCGCCCTGCAAACGTGCCGGAGCACATGGCCTCGGCCTGGGTGAACTACAACTTCACCAATGGCTCGCTGCAGGGCCTGACCCTGGGCGCGGGCGCCCGCTATGTAGGCTCGATGTATGGCAACAACGCCAATACCTTCGGCGCTGACAGCTACACCCTGTTCGATGCGTCGGCCAGCTACAAGCTGACGCCGCAGGTCACGCTGGCCGTATACGCACAGAACCTGCTGAATGAGGACTACATCGCTACCTGTGACGCCGCAACCAGTTGCTACGTAGGCCTGGAGCGCAACCTGATGACCAGCGTCAAGTACAGCTGGTAA
- a CDS encoding cyclic peptide export ABC transporter, which produces MQTPPQSTIRELFRLLRPFAPQLAAATLLGILGGASITALLATINYSLHSDEGMQSALLLGFAGLCLLALVGSIISDIGTNYVGQHVIARLRKDLGSKIISAPIDQIERYRSHRLIPVLTHDIDTISDFAFAFAPLAVSLTVTLGCLGYLASLSLPMFLTTALAIVIGSAIQYVARSKGIRGFFQARDAEDDLQKHYRAMAEGAKELRISRPRRFQHYSERLQGTAERICDIQIRSINLFVIAKGFGSTLFFIVIGVALAYQSFWPSTDKATLSGFILVLLYMKGPLEHLVGQLPIVSRAQVAFRRIAELSQRFSSPEPNLLLRDDGRSAPPMQGIELRGLHYSYPTEEGGEGFGVGPVDLHIRPGEILFIAGENGCGKTTLIKLLLGLYVPKSGTLLLNGEPVTDANRDDYRQLFTTIFADYFLFEDLLKGSQDIPAEANRYLERLEIAHKVSLDDHNYSTTDLSTGQRKRLALVQAWLEKRPVLVFDEWAADQDPEFRRIFYTELLPELRAQGRTLIVISHDDRYFHVADRLLQMAYGRIVSLQEQHRGATEPAKAPAG; this is translated from the coding sequence ATGCAGACACCTCCGCAAAGCACGATCCGCGAACTCTTCCGGCTGTTACGCCCGTTCGCCCCACAACTCGCCGCCGCCACCCTGCTGGGCATTCTTGGCGGCGCCAGCATCACGGCACTGCTGGCCACCATCAACTACAGCCTGCATTCTGACGAAGGCATGCAGAGCGCTCTGCTGCTGGGTTTCGCGGGCTTGTGCCTGCTGGCGTTGGTCGGTTCGATCATCTCCGATATCGGCACCAATTATGTCGGCCAACACGTCATCGCCAGGCTGCGCAAGGATCTGGGCAGCAAGATCATCTCGGCACCGATCGACCAGATCGAGCGCTACCGCAGCCACCGCCTGATCCCGGTGCTGACCCACGATATCGACACCATCAGCGACTTCGCCTTCGCCTTCGCGCCACTGGCGGTATCACTGACCGTCACCCTCGGCTGTCTGGGCTATCTGGCCTCACTCTCGCTGCCCATGTTCCTCACCACCGCCCTGGCGATCGTCATCGGCAGCGCCATCCAGTACGTGGCGCGCAGCAAGGGTATCCGCGGCTTCTTCCAGGCCCGTGATGCCGAGGACGACCTGCAGAAGCACTACCGTGCCATGGCCGAGGGCGCCAAGGAACTACGCATCAGCCGTCCGCGCCGTTTCCAGCACTACAGCGAGCGCCTGCAGGGTACAGCCGAACGCATCTGCGACATCCAGATCCGCTCGATCAACCTGTTCGTGATCGCCAAGGGTTTCGGCTCGACCCTGTTTTTCATCGTCATCGGCGTGGCCCTGGCCTACCAGAGCTTCTGGCCGAGTACCGACAAGGCGACACTGAGCGGCTTCATCCTGGTGCTGCTGTACATGAAAGGCCCCCTGGAGCATCTGGTCGGCCAGTTGCCTATCGTCAGCCGTGCCCAGGTAGCCTTCCGCCGCATTGCCGAGCTGTCGCAGCGCTTCTCTTCGCCGGAACCCAACCTGCTGCTACGTGATGACGGCCGCAGCGCACCGCCGATGCAAGGCATCGAGCTGCGCGGCCTGCACTACAGCTACCCCACCGAAGAGGGCGGCGAAGGTTTTGGCGTCGGCCCGGTGGATCTGCACATCCGTCCCGGTGAAATCCTCTTCATCGCGGGCGAGAACGGCTGCGGCAAAACCACCCTGATCAAATTGCTGCTGGGCCTCTACGTGCCCAAGAGCGGTACGTTGCTGCTCAACGGTGAGCCGGTGACAGACGCCAATCGCGATGATTACCGCCAACTGTTCACCACCATCTTCGCCGACTATTTCCTGTTCGAGGATCTGCTCAAGGGCAGCCAGGACATACCCGCTGAAGCCAACCGCTACCTGGAACGCCTGGAGATCGCCCACAAGGTCAGCCTGGACGACCACAACTACTCGACCACCGACCTTTCCACAGGCCAGCGCAAACGCCTGGCGCTGGTTCAAGCCTGGCTGGAGAAGCGTCCGGTGCTGGTGTTCGACGAGTGGGCTGCCGATCAGGATCCCGAGTTCCGCCGCATCTTCTATACCGAGCTGCTGCCAGAGCTTCGGGCTCAGGGCCGCACCTTGATCGTGATATCCCACGACGACCGCTACTTCCACGTGGCCGACCGCCTGCTGCAAATGGCCTACGGGCGAATCGTTTCGCTGCAGGAGCAGCACCGTGGCGCCACGGAACCAGCCAAGGCCCCTGCCGGATAA
- a CDS encoding FecR family protein, which yields MIEQQSTDEDERLSAEAAYWCARLHDVDCTNEERQAFDRWIAADPSHQHEYDAMLVIWQLADQLSPAHAPTPRHSSARPRRQRSAWRAARMATAAMLGAVTIWLSGWSAGLLPAQAGYYTAQETPRKVMLADGSRVQLNSHSRLIFATFRDRRSVWLKSGSEGYFEVAHNSEQPFSVLTDNGQVRVTGTRFNVWTDDRQMLVSLLEGAVVVSPPNGVQSAQAQLSPGMQARYRQGSNQIDVEHASTTSAIAWIEGKLVLDDLTLSAALPLINRYLEQPVRLGDTASGNLRIGGIYRTDDLKALIESLPTVLPIELRRHDDGGLVLKSRYASL from the coding sequence ATGATCGAGCAGCAATCCACCGATGAAGACGAGCGCCTCAGCGCCGAGGCGGCGTACTGGTGCGCGCGCCTGCATGACGTGGACTGCACGAACGAGGAGCGCCAGGCCTTCGACCGCTGGATAGCCGCTGACCCCAGCCACCAGCACGAATACGACGCCATGCTGGTGATCTGGCAACTGGCCGATCAACTAAGCCCGGCCCACGCCCCCACGCCTCGGCACTCGTCAGCTCGCCCTCGCCGCCAGCGCAGCGCCTGGCGCGCAGCCAGAATGGCCACTGCCGCCATGCTGGGTGCGGTGACCATCTGGCTGAGCGGTTGGTCGGCCGGCCTGCTGCCGGCGCAAGCAGGCTACTACACGGCGCAGGAGACCCCACGCAAGGTCATGCTGGCAGACGGCTCGCGCGTTCAACTCAATAGCCACAGCAGACTGATCTTCGCCACCTTCCGCGACCGCCGCAGTGTCTGGCTCAAGAGCGGCAGCGAGGGCTATTTCGAAGTGGCCCACAACAGCGAACAGCCGTTCAGTGTGCTGACCGACAATGGCCAGGTGCGTGTCACCGGCACCCGTTTCAATGTCTGGACGGATGACCGGCAGATGCTGGTCAGCCTGCTCGAAGGTGCCGTGGTGGTCAGTCCACCGAATGGCGTGCAGAGTGCCCAGGCGCAACTGTCGCCCGGCATGCAAGCGCGCTACCGCCAGGGCAGCAACCAGATCGACGTGGAACACGCGAGCACTACCAGCGCCATTGCCTGGATCGAAGGCAAGCTGGTGCTGGATGACCTGACCCTGAGCGCCGCCCTGCCACTGATCAACCGCTACCTCGAGCAGCCGGTGCGCCTGGGCGACACAGCCAGTGGCAACCTGCGCATTGGCGGCATCTACCGTACCGATGACCTCAAGGCGCTGATCGAATCACTGCCGACCGTACTGCCCATCGAACTCAGGCGTCACGATGACGGCGGACTGGTACTGAAGAGCCGCTACGCCTCGCTCTAG